DNA sequence from the Cellulophaga sp. HaHaR_3_176 genome:
CCTGAGGTATTAGAAATGCTGAATTTAGATGCCGAAGCTTTTGTAAATTGTGACCCTGCCTCTTCCTCTATTGAAGAAATATATATGGCATACCCTGGGTTTTACGCTATCGCAATTTATAGACTAGCTCATGAGTTATATGTAGAAGGTTTCCCATTAGTACCAAGATTAATGACTGAATATGCACACCGCCAAACAGGTGTAGATATAAACCCTGGTGCACAAATTGGAAAATCATTTTTTATAGATCATGGAACTGGTGTTGTTATTGGTGAAGCTGCTATCATTAAAAATGATGTTAGAATATACCAAGGGGTTACTTTAGGTGGTCTTTATGTTGCTAAAAACCTTAGAAAAACAAAACGTCACCCAACCATCGAAAGTAATGTTACTATTTATGCCAATGCTACTATTTTAGGTGGTAAAACAGTTATTGGAGAGAATAGTATCATTGGAGGAAATGCTTTTATAACATCATCAGTACCTGCAAACTCTACCGTATATCACACATCAGAAGTTAAAATAAAAACATTACCAAATGTCTCATAATATTTTAGATTTAATAGGAAATACTCCCTTAGTAGAATCTCGTGTTTTAAACACAAACCCTAACGTTAAATTGTTTTTTAAATTAGAAGGACAAAACCCTGGTGGTAGCGTTAAAGATAGAGCAGCTTACAACATGATTAAAAGTGCTTTAGATAGAGGTGATATTTCTGAAAAAACAAAATTAATAGAAGCTACCAGTGGTAATACTGGTATTGCTTTGGCTATGATTGCTGGTATTTTTAATTTAGATATCGAACTTGTAATGCCTGAAAACTCTACCATTGAACGCGTACAAACGATGAGAGCTTATGGTGCTAAGGTTACCTTAACATCTAAAGAAGTTGGTATTGAAGGTGCTAGAGATTATGCTGAGCAAAAAGTGGCTAAGGATGGTTACTTTATGTTAAACCAATTTGAAAATAACGATAACTGGAAAGCACACTACAAAACTACAGGCCCTGAAATTTGGAGAGATACAAAAGGAGAAATTACTCACTTTGTATCATCAATGGGAACTACAGGTACTATTATGGGTACTTCAACATATTTAAAAGAACAATCTAAGGCAGTACAAATTGTAGGAGTGCAACCAACAGATGGTTCTAGCATACCTGGTATTAGAAAATGGCCTCAAGAATATCTTCCAAAGATATTTAACCCTAGTAAAGTTGATATCGTTATGGAGGTTAGTCAAGAACAAGCGGTTGAAACAACTTTACGACTGGCTACTGAAGAAGCTATTTTTGCAGGTATGAGTAGTGGTGGTGCAACAGCTGCAGCTATTCAATTAGCTAACACATTAGAAAGTGGCGTTATCGTAAGTATTATATGTGATAGAGGCGATAGATATTTATCTTCTGGGATATTTGAACAAAACTAAAGCCAGTTTTTTCTTTTAAAATAAATTAGCATTCCTATAAAAGTAACAATCATAACTCCCCAAACCATTGCGTAACCATGTTCCCAATGTAGTTCGGGTATTTTGTCAAAATTCATTCCGTAAACACCAGCTATAAAAGTTAACGGAATGAAAATGGATGCCATTATGGTTAACACCTTCATTACTTCATTCATTTTATTACTCATATTACTCATATACATTTCCATCAAACTCATAGACATTTCTCTATAAATTTGTAAACTCTCATTAATTTCAATACAGTGATCATGTATATCTCTCAAAAACAACTTTGTATCTTTTGATATCAATTTAGATTCAGAATCAACTAGTCTAGAAACTAACTCTTTAACAGGGAATATATATCTTCTAATTTTAAGCACTTCTTTTTTCAATTCTTGAATACGTTGTGCTACTTCTGGCCTAGGATTATCATAAACCTCTTCTTCTAATTCTTCTATTTTATGATTTATACCTTCTAAAATTTCGAAGTAATTATCTACAACGGCATCTAAAAGAGCAAAAAATAAATAATCTGCTCCACGAGTTCTAATTCTGCCTGATTTTGTTTTAATACGCTCTCTAACACCATTAAAAACATCATCTTTTAATTCTTGAAAAACAACAACTGATGATTCAAATAAAGTTATTGCTAAATGCTCATAAACAATTTCTTGTTTATCATTTAAATACAGCATTTTAAAAACTCCAAAAATATAATCGTCATATTCATCAATTTTAGGCCTTTGTTGCGTGTTGACAGCATCTTCAAGTACTAAAGAGTTAAGTCCTAAGAGCTTTCCTAAATCATCTATATAACTTTCGTCACTAATACCTGTTACATCAATCCAAGTTGTAAGCTTCGAATTTTTAAAAAAATTTATCTCTTCAATTGTTTTAGGTTTTTCTACAATAAATTTATTTTCATCATAATCAATAACCGACACTACAGACAATGCATTTTCTCTGAGGCCTGTATAGGTAACTGTGCCTGGAGCTTTCCCTTTTTTTCTTAAAATTTGAGAACTTTTTTTTAAATGAGTTTTAATTTTAGGCTTTTTCATAGACACTTACTAATTTAAAATAAAATAAATCGTTAAACTCTTCTTTTTTACTTAAAATTTAATTGATTTAATAACAAACCAGAACCTGGTGCTACAAATGGTAACTTAACGTCGCTAGTTTCTAATAAAGAATGTTCAACATCTTCTATCGTAAGTTCTCCTTTACCTACTTGTACTAGTACCCCCATTATCATTCTAATTTGATAACGCATAAAACCCTCCCCTTTTACATGAAGTGCATATGTTTTTTTAGGAAAAAAATTTGCCTCGATTATTGTGTTTTCAATTATTTTACAAGAATTTACTGTTCTAACAAATATGGTATTATTTTTAATTCTAGCTGTATATGATTTAAAACTATGAGTTCCTTCAAATAATTTTGCAGCTTTAATCATAACATCGATATCTAAATCTCCTAAAAAAGTTACTAAATATGGAGCGCAAAAAGGATGGCTTTTTTCGCCAAAAGCAAATAAATAAACATATTCCTTTTCTTTTGCATGATGAATGATATTAAATTTTTCTTCAGCCTTATCTATAGAAAGAATTTTAATGTCTGGAGGAAGATTAATATTGAACGTATACAAAAACTCTTCAATATCCTCTAAAGGTTCATCGTCTAAATAAAGTTCAAAAGCAGCTTCTAAAGCAGATACCTTAGCATCTGTTCTACCCGCCCCTAATATTTTATAACTTCTTTCTGGTAATATATATTTAAGTGTTTTCAAAAGCATAGATTCTATAGTTTTATGACCTGGCTGTTTTTGCCAACCACTATACCTAAAACCTAAAAACTGTAACCTAATAAGGTAGTAATTCCTTTTTTTCTTCATTAAAATTTTATTCAACACTCAAAAATACTATTAATATAAAAAACCGACTAATTATATGAAACAAGAGAACTATTTAGCTAAAAAAGATAAACTTTTAATGAAAAACGAACTCAATTATGCTATGATTATATTGTTTATTCTTAATCAAATAAGCTTTTTTATTAAAAATACTTAGGCAGTTTAACCATATAATACTACGTTTTCTCAACGATAACTGCGTTTTAACGAGTATTTTAAGATATCTAAATATAGTTCACGTTTTTTGCACCATAGCTCCCAAAAGCTAATAAAAGCTACTTATGCAAACTATATTACGACTTTTCCCCCTAAGGGTCATTTTAATAACATCAATATTTCTTTTACTTACACTTGATGTTCTTAGTTTTTATGGCATTTATACAAATACATTCTATTTTTTAAAATTTGATAATTATATATTTCCTGTTCTAAGTATTGTTCACTTTATATACCTATACTCTATTTGGTTTAAAATAAAAGTTAACGAACCGGGTGACCTTCAAATGAAAAATGTTGAATACATTCTTTACTTTATATATCTGATATATATATTCAAATTTATAGAGTCTATTTATAAATTAGCTACCTATACTGATTTTGAAGATCATTTTATACCTGAGACATTTATACCTATAGGAGTAACTTTAGTTGTATTATATTTCTTGTTATTAGTAATTACAGTCATTACTTTTTTCTTCAGATTAAACAAAATAAGCTCTTATAATTTTGATGATATAAATAATCATTCAGATCATTGGTAAAAAACAATGATCAATT
Encoded proteins:
- the corA gene encoding magnesium/cobalt transporter CorA, giving the protein MKKPKIKTHLKKSSQILRKKGKAPGTVTYTGLRENALSVVSVIDYDENKFIVEKPKTIEEINFFKNSKLTTWIDVTGISDESYIDDLGKLLGLNSLVLEDAVNTQQRPKIDEYDDYIFGVFKMLYLNDKQEIVYEHLAITLFESSVVVFQELKDDVFNGVRERIKTKSGRIRTRGADYLFFALLDAVVDNYFEILEGINHKIEELEEEVYDNPRPEVAQRIQELKKEVLKIRRYIFPVKELVSRLVDSESKLISKDTKLFLRDIHDHCIEINESLQIYREMSMSLMEMYMSNMSNKMNEVMKVLTIMASIFIPLTFIAGVYGMNFDKIPELHWEHGYAMVWGVMIVTFIGMLIYFKRKNWL
- the epsC gene encoding serine O-acetyltransferase EpsC, whose protein sequence is MDSKSIIDKINHHKKQPNLRFKLKEKVQSFTDKLFYTLFDIDTPVEKNLLELELLFDELVDLGCWDIDKPCKKVWDSYVVKLPEVLEMLNLDAEAFVNCDPASSSIEEIYMAYPGFYAIAIYRLAHELYVEGFPLVPRLMTEYAHRQTGVDINPGAQIGKSFFIDHGTGVVIGEAAIIKNDVRIYQGVTLGGLYVAKNLRKTKRHPTIESNVTIYANATILGGKTVIGENSIIGGNAFITSSVPANSTVYHTSEVKIKTLPNVS
- a CDS encoding tRNA pseudouridine(38-40) synthase TruA — encoded protein: MKKKRNYYLIRLQFLGFRYSGWQKQPGHKTIESMLLKTLKYILPERSYKILGAGRTDAKVSALEAAFELYLDDEPLEDIEEFLYTFNINLPPDIKILSIDKAEEKFNIIHHAKEKEYVYLFAFGEKSHPFCAPYLVTFLGDLDIDVMIKAAKLFEGTHSFKSYTARIKNNTIFVRTVNSCKIIENTIIEANFFPKKTYALHVKGEGFMRYQIRMIMGVLVQVGKGELTIEDVEHSLLETSDVKLPFVAPGSGLLLNQLNFK
- the cysM gene encoding cysteine synthase CysM; translation: MSHNILDLIGNTPLVESRVLNTNPNVKLFFKLEGQNPGGSVKDRAAYNMIKSALDRGDISEKTKLIEATSGNTGIALAMIAGIFNLDIELVMPENSTIERVQTMRAYGAKVTLTSKEVGIEGARDYAEQKVAKDGYFMLNQFENNDNWKAHYKTTGPEIWRDTKGEITHFVSSMGTTGTIMGTSTYLKEQSKAVQIVGVQPTDGSSIPGIRKWPQEYLPKIFNPSKVDIVMEVSQEQAVETTLRLATEEAIFAGMSSGGATAAAIQLANTLESGVIVSIICDRGDRYLSSGIFEQN